In Xiphophorus maculatus strain JP 163 A chromosome 18, X_maculatus-5.0-male, whole genome shotgun sequence, a single genomic region encodes these proteins:
- the gemin4 gene encoding gem-associated protein 4, with translation MALIMNKDSAIIQGAFLQAEKLCIPSSLSSLPKADWSRVGRPILLALQEICGLDEPDSRPNLQALTWKKRIVCVVWLKLLSREAKEDVEKAWRENPFFSLQNSLPEMNHAVLMELVKSTAAAPIFARFLLLLPRDRIAMELGRLTEHVRSEPGGEDDVRFFLEVWWELWKGREELKSETEETIEMMFANQFARLSSDSPHAAKRLKLDSAEMTASSPNTDILHVLFNALKDMTDLVASTNVCFQSLSISLDALYTSFLITQEVVLPVTEKLDVLCKMTNCRGEIETLNAELIRDAQKDLSASLSPSPFQPSTMKLSEALKIITCLVQFWKDKGLLVVSDPLTPCFSTVRLQRSIQRVLTALDEVPETATETNTLRDLLKSLDLPAAENTPDIQAQVTAVIIAHRMQDYQSFAELFAGQASWARSELWVHCLEENQAAFRQHRTLFSLSSTLMSLLHAENSDVSQCRKLMKIAADIFSALSLEDKNQTLAAMLRLSSRGFFKQPVPYAVTEGFQQELNMAFNCIIQGGGGASAAVSQGNLTTAVSLVARVAFQNPEAALKSCCHSAIFNKGAFSLMAKILQQLPGLKAQLGGKNEGEPKDDKVNAASGRSLLCRCLQDTVRSKSMSASEKQQLLKFLGLLMTPDVMTEEEKKKQSFLLPQEVVNTFVLPSLSAVGDDKIDTEFSLQLLHAALSVEAAPSPHWVMNCSPFPLLFVLAQLYNQAYRCWEEPADGAVHLRSMDTKELLVSVLTTLGQLVGAEIEAAPSSWSRALFWLYNKIEALDWTVRFHLRPVWGEHFKNEVPSSLLEVCDLPEEDWSGLDLPEYGQGTGLLAWMECCSLSDSLRSTMLSCLSLDRHRPDHVSMFSKGLLVVLTQTLPWSSVSQWERLLGVLRELITSACLSVPFSLEYVDFLPLLDLRQFSCELRLSVLLLRVLQLLCGSSCSDWLSSDGWAHICRLYAHAMRDMMNCVKAKLPLHSSSLECPKAPDSSKLNPSVKAAERDHNPVKHAEDSPQESEDAQMKEEAAAAPSQEVLFVLSQLFCHIQHIQVMMPGGQSEPLFLCSLEILSHYEAVMAAFPESCSHAESDNTRHFFSTITDNLSNQHMKAVLQQKIAQLVSSAA, from the exons ATGGCGCTCATTATGAACAAAG ATTCAGCCATTATTCAAGGGGCTTTCCTGCAGGCAGAGAAGCTGTGTATCCCCTCGTCTCTGTCCTCGCTTCCCAAAGCCGACTGGAGCCGTGTCGGGCGCCCGATCTTGCTAGCACTCCAAGAAATCTGTGGACTAGATGAACCTGACAGTCGACCCAACCTTCAAGCTTTAACTTGGAAGAAGAGGATTGTTTGTGTTGTGTGGTTGAAGCTGTTGAGCAGAGAAGCTAAGGAGGATGTTGAAAAGGCTTGGAGGGAGAATCCGTTCTTCTCCCTCCAGAACAGCCTCCCTGAGATGAACCACGCAGTCCTGATGGAGTTGGTGAAGTCGACTGCTGCTGCGCCTATTTTTGCCCgtttcctccttcttcttccccGAGATCGGATCGCCATGGAGCTGGGAAGGCTAACGGAGCACGTCAGGAGCGAACCCGGTGGGGAAGACGATGTCAGattttttctggaagtttggtGGGAGTTATGGAAAGGCAGAGAGGAACTTAAATCAGAGACCGAAGAAACCATAGAGATGATGTTTGCCAACCAGTTTGCCCGTCTGTCCTCAGATTCTCCTCACGCTGCAAAGAGGTTGAAGCTGGACTCTGCAGAAATGACAGCATCGTCTCCAAACACTGACATCCTGCATGTTCTCTTTAATGCGCTGAAAGACATGACGGATCTGGTAGCTTctacaaatgtgtgttttcagtcGCTATCCATTTCTCTTGATGCTCTGTACACATCCTTCCTGATTACGCAGGAAGTCGTTCTTCCTGTAACAGAAAAGTTGGACGTTTTGTGTAAAATGACCAACTGCAGAGGAGAGATTGAGACCCTCAATGCTGAACTTATTCGAGATGCTCAGAAAGACTTGAGTGCCTCTCTGTCACCGTCTCCATTTCAGCCCAGCACGATGAAGCTGTCTGAAGCCTTGAAGATCATCACATGTCTCGTACAGTTTTGGAAAGATAAAGGCCTTCTGGTGGTCAGCGACCCTTTGACTCCATGTTTCTCTACTGTCCGGCTACAACGGAGCATCCAGAGAGTCCTGACTGCTCTGGATGAAGTTCCTGAAACTGCGACAGAGACGAACACGCTCAGAGATCTGCTCAAGTCCCTGGAccttcctgctgctgagaaCACTCCTGACATTCAGGCTCAGGTAACCGCAGTGATCATCGCTCATCGCATGCAGGATTACCAGAGCTTTGCAGAGCTGTTTGCAGGCCAGGCATCCTGGGCTCGTTCTGAGCTCTGGGTTCACTGCCTGGAGGAAAATCAAGCCGCTTTCCGGCAGCATCGTACTCTCTTCAGCCTCTCTTCTACCCTCATGAGTCTCCTACACGCTGAGAACTCCGATGTTAGTCAGTGCAGGAAGCTGATGAAGATCGCCGCAGATATTTTTTCTGCACTTTCTTTAGAAGACAAGAACCAGACGCTTGCTGCCATGTTGAGGTTATCCAGCAGGGGCTTCTTCAAGCAGCCTGTCCCCTATGCTGTAACAGAGGGCTTCCAACAGGAGCTCAACATGGCCTTCAACTGCATAATCCaaggagggggcggagcctcagcaGCAGTGTCACAAGGCAACCTGACCACTGCCGTCTCCTTGGTGGCGAGAGTGGCGTTTCAGAACCCAGAGGCAGCGTTAAAGTCCTGCTGCCACTCAGCCATTTTCAACAAGGGAGCATTCTCCCTGATGGCCAAgatcctgcagcagctgcctgGACTCAAAGCTCAGCTGGGAGGAAAAAATGAAGGAGAACCTAAAGATGATAAAGTAAATGCTGCGAGTGGTAGGAGTCTGCTATGCAGGTGTTTGCAGGACACAGTCAGGAGCAAATCCATGTCAGCGAGTGAGAAGCAGCAACTCCTCAAGTTCCTGGGTCTTCTGATGACCCCAGACGTGATGactgaggaggagaagaagaagcaaagTTTCCTGCTGCCTCAGGAGGTCGTCAACACCTTTGTCTTGCCCAGTCTCTCAGCAGTGG GTGACGATAAGATAGACACAGAGTTcagtctgcagcttctccatgctgctctgtcagtGGAAGCAGCTCCTTCCCCTCACTGGGTGATGAACTGCTCTCCCTTTCCCCTCCTCTTTGTCTTGGCCCAACTCTACAACCAGGCttacag ATGTTGGGAGGAGCCAGCAGATGGTGCCGTCCACCTACGCTCCATGGACACTAAGGAGCTGCTGGTGTCAGTGCTGACCACTCTGGGGCAGCTGGTGGGGGCAGAGATCGAGGCAGCCCCCAGCAGCTGGTCCAGAGCTCTGTTCTGGCTCTACAACAAGATCGAGGCGTTGGATTGGACCGTTCGGTTCCATCTGAGGCCAGTGTGGGGAGAGCACTTTAAAAACGAGGTGCCCTCCTCTTTGCTGGAAGTCTGTGACCTTCCTGAAGAG GACTGGTCTGGCCTGGACCTCCCTGAGTACGGCCAGGGAACGGGTCTTTTAGCCTGGATGGAGTGCTGCTCCCTGTCCGACTCCCTGCGGTCcaccatgttgtcctgtctttcTCTGGACCGGCACCGGCCCGACCACGTCAGCATGTTCAGCAAAGGCCTGCTGGTGGTGCTGACGCAGACCCTCCCCTGGAGCTCCGTCTCCCAGTGGGAGCGGCTGCTGGGCGTCCTCAGGGAGCTGATCACGTCGGCTTGTCTCAGCGTCCCGTTCTCTCTGGAGTACGTGGACTTCCTGCCCCTCCTGGACCTGAGGCAGTTCTCCTGCGAGCTGCGCCTGTCGGTTCTCCTGCTGCGagtcctgcagctgctctgcGGCTCCAGCTGCTCCGACTGGCTGTCCTCTGACGGCTGGGCCCACATTTGCAGGCTGTACGCCCATGCTATGAGGGACATGATGAACTGTGTGAAAGCCAAGCTGCCTcttcattcttcttctttagagTGTCCTAAAGCTCCTGATTCCTCAAAGTTAAATCCGTCTGTTAAAGCTGCCGAAAGAGATCATAATCCTGTGAAACATGCAGAAGATTCTCCTCAGGAATCAGAAGATGCTCAGATGAAGGAGGAGGCGGCTGCAGCTCCGAGCCAAGAGGTCCTCTTCGTTCTCAGCCAGCTCTTCTGCCACATTCAGCACATCCAG GTGATGATGCCAGGAGGCCAGTCTGAGCCTCTGTTCCTGTGCAGCCTGGAGATCCTCAGCCACTATGAGGCCGTCATGGCGGCTTTCCCAGAGAGCTGCAGCCACGCGGAGAGCGACAACACACGCCACTTCTTCTCCACCATCACAGACAACCTGAGCAACCAGCACATGAAGGCAGTGCTCCAGCAGAAGATCGCTCAGCTTGTGTCGTCGGCAGCTTGA
- the fam57a gene encoding protein FAM57A, which yields MMAALVCGVAVFPGLFFSFRKILKHTRTEWSEADVTVVSERLISAVHGSLATAVGVTVVSSCRDVMTDSHWLVNSFVLFGVPYMVFDIYTMYLSHFHTERSRDGSEAPSGHSLQTVRAFLRKDWMLVLHHVALVFIFTPITLFFRRGLGDFFIGCMFITELSTPFVSIGKILIQLRLDGTKLHKINGLIVLLTFFTCRILVFPFMYWMYGRQFGIPLHQVAFHLPLHCNVGNLVLLAPQIYWFTLLLRKAQRLYLRQRRPQVNKDVTKKD from the exons ATGATGGCCGCCTTGGTGTGTGGAGTTGCGGTGTTTCCAGggcttttcttcagcttcaGGAAGATCTTAAAACACACCAGGACGGAGTGGAGCGAAGCCGACGTCACCGTAGTCAGTGAGAG ACTGATTTCTGCTGTCCATGGGTCGTTGGCCACTGCAGTTGGAGTCACAGTTGTTTCATCTTGCAGGGATGTGATGACTGACAG TCACTGGCTGGTGAACAGTTTTGTCCTGTTTGGAGTTCCTTACATGGTGTTTGACATATACACCATGTATCTGAGCCACTTCCACACTGAGAGGAGCAGAGATGGGTCCGAAGCTCCCAGTGGACACTCGCTGCAGACGGTCAGAGCTTTCCTTCGCAAGGACTGGATGCTGGTTCTCCATCACGTGGccctggtttttattttcacaccaATCACACTG tttttcaggagAGGTTTGGGGGATTTCTTTATTGGCTGCATGTTCATCACAGAGCTCAGCACTCCCTTCGTCTCCATAGGAAAGATCCTCATTCAG ctgcGCCTCGATGGCACCAAGCTACATAAAATCAACGGCCTCATCGTCCTACTGACCTTCTTCACATGTCGCATCCTCGTATTCCCCTTCATGTACTGGATGTACGGCCGGCAGTTCGGCATTCCTCTGCACCAAGTGGCCTTCCACCTGCCTCTGCACTGTAACGTGGGGAACCTGGTGCTGCTGGCTCCACAGATCTACTGGTTCACCTTGCTGCTGAGGAAAGCACAGCGACTCTACCTGAGGCAGAGGAGGCCGCAGGTAAACAAAGATGTGACGAAGAAAGACTGA
- the LOC106700275 gene encoding gastrula zinc finger protein XlCGF57.1-like, producing MEHRGKTLGADFNPIVLLHRLDAQQMLLLKEDAPEEHGLGFDIPGPEFLPPTMNEDDEEFLLSSHLHQHHIQDRKLPEVHCEAVEPVKNQDHGAYSNSSETELIEEEEDEDDVNNVFCHLEQLRDCRPKCKYRGNDTKVSHSSRGSPNSEDKMKFITSKQSLDSKRKVQDEMKVSCDEIRKTCNRNPTSKRHARTLAGHEHLCKLCGHTFKERRNLDTHMRIHTGEKPFSCDICEYKCSIKSSLNVHMKTHTGEKPFSCDVCLQRFGHKANLNKHMKIHTGDKPFSCDVCLQRFSQKGNLSLHMRIHTGEKPFSCDLCGYICSVKSSLNLHMRTHTGEKPFSCGLCGYICSVKSNLNLHMRIHSGEKPFSCGLCGYRCNIKSSLKVHMRIHTGNKPFSCDICLRRFSQKGHLNSHMRSHTGEKPFSCDLCGYICSVKSNLNLHMRIHTGEKPFSCGLCGYRCSIKSSLKVHMRIHTGNKPFSCDICLRRFSQKGHLNSHMRSHTGEKPFSCDVCLQRFSQKGHLNSHMRSHTGEKPFSCDLCAYRCSQKANLNRHMTIH from the exons ATGGAGCATCGAGGCAAAACGCTGGGGGCTGATTTCAACCCCATAGTGCTGCTGCATAGATTAG ATGCTCAGCAGATGTTGCTGCTTAAAGAAGATGCTCCTGAAGAACATGGTCTGGGTTTTGACATACCAGGTCCAGAGTTTCTCCCACCAACCATGaatgaggatgatgaagagttTCTCCTGTCCTCACACCTTCATCAGCACCACATACAAGACAGAAAGTTACCAGAAGTTCACTGTGAAGCAGTAGAACCCGTCAAGAATCAAGATCATGGAGCTTACTCCAACTCATCAGAGACTGAACTCattgaggaggaggaggatgaagatgatgtAAACAACGTTTTCTGTCATCTTGAACAACTGCGGGATTGCAGGCCGAAATGTAAATACAGGGGAAATGACACCAAGGTGAGCCATTCAAGTAGAGGTTCTCCAAACTCTGAGGATAAAATGAAATTCATTACTTCAAAACAATCCCTAGACTCAAAGAGGAAAGTTCAGGATGAAATGAAGGTTAGCTGTGATGAAATCAGGAAAACATGTAATAGAAATCCAACCTCAAAAAGACATGCGAGAACCCTAGCAGGACATGAACATCTCTGTAAATTGTGTGGACACacttttaaagaaagaagaaacttAGACAcacacatgagaatccacacaggagagaaaccttTCAGTTGTGACATTTGTGAATACAAGTGTAGcataaaatcaagtttaaatGTACACATGAAAACCCACACAGGAGAAAAACCTTTCAGTTGTGATGTTTGTTTGCAGAGATTTGGTCATAAAGCTAATTTAAATAAGCACATGAAAATCCACACAGGAGATAAACCTTTCAGTTGTGATGTTTGTTTGCAAAGATTTAGTCAGAAAGGTAACTTGAGCTTgcacatgagaatccacacaggagagaaaccttTCAGTTGTGATCTTTGTGGATACATTTGTAGCGTAAAATCAAGTTTAAATCTACACATGAGAACCCACACAGGAGAAAAACCTTTCAGTTGCGGTCTTTGTGGATACATTTGTAGcgtaaaatcaaatttaaatctaCACATGAGAATCCACTCAGGAGAAAAACCTTTCAGTTGCGGTCTTTGTGGATACAGATGTAAcataaaatcaagtttaaaGGTACACATGAGAATTCATACAGGGAATAAACCTTTCAGTTGTGACATTTGTTTGCGAAGATTTAGTCAGAAAGGTCACTTGAACTCGCACATGAGAAGCCACACAGGAGAAAAACCTTTCAGTTGTGATCTTTGTGGATACATTTGTAGcgtaaaatcaaatttaaatctacacatgagaatccacacaggagAAAAACCTTTCAGTTGCGGTCTTTGTGGATACAGATGTAGcataaaatcaagtttaaaGGTACACATGAGAATTCATACAGGGAATAAACCTTTTAGTTGTGACATTTGTTTGCGAAGATTTAGTCAGAAAGGTCACTTGAACTCGCACATGAGAAGCCACACAGGAGAAAAACCTTTCAGTTGTGATGTTTGTTTGCAGAGATTTAGTCAGAAAGGTCACTTGAACTCACACATGAGAAGCCACACAGGAGAAAAACCTTTCAGTTGTGATCTTTGTGCATATCGATGTAGCCAGAAAGCAAATTTAAACAGACACATGACAATCCACTAA